The window CCGCAAGCGGCCGCGCCCGGGCGAGAATCTCGGGGCCCTTGCCCCCGTCGCGAAACAGCACCACCTCGCCGTCGGTCTTCACGGCCGGGAACGAGCCGCCAGCATGGATCAGCGTGCAGGAGCCGAATCGATGTCGGAAGCGGATTCTGCGAACACGGCAAACACTTCGCCGTTCAACGACAGCGCAATCCGCTCCCGTCCCAGGTTTTCGCTCACGCGGCCGGCCTGGCCGAGCGTTCGCGGCCGGATCTTCGCGAGCTGCTCGTGGGCCTCGGCGCGGAGGTGCTGCACGCCGCCGTAGTCGAAGCCCTCGGGGATCGGCCGGCTCGCATGCCGCCGCTGCCGCTCGATCCGCTCGCGGTCGAGCGTGGTCCGGAGTTGGTCGGGCGGGCAGCAGTCGTATTCGTCGGCGTAGCCGGAGCACATGATCGCCGCATCCAGCCCGACCAGCCCTGGCTGTTGCTCCTCATGATCCGCTCCGCTCGGCCGACCCAGGGCCGGCGAAGGTGCCACGCACCGCCCCCGAACGCCTGCATCTTGCCCAGATTTGGTGGCTGTCACCTTTATCCACCTTTATCCGCGTGCATTGATGTAGCGACAGTTCATGAAGTCTGGCCATGCGGCCTTGAACGCTTGAAACTGTGCATCGGTGCAGGCGGGCCCGTTGTGGACGAGCAGACCCATGTCGCCGACCGCGAACGTGTGGGCGTTTGCAACGGTCAGCGTGTAGACGGTCTGCTCGCGGGAGTCCGTGGTGACGGCAGCCACGACCGCCGTGGAGCCGTCGGCAAGCAGCAGGGTGTCGCCGGCGCGGACGTGGATCGCCGCCACCCAGCGGCCGTCCTCGGTCAATCGCGGACAGTTCGTCGGGCGACTCTCGAAAGCCGTCACGCGCATCTATAGCCGACTTGCAATCACCTTCCGTTCCTGGCGGCTCCTGCGACGCACCCAGGCAGATGCTCTCTGCGCGGGAATGGGGCCTGCATCAGTCCTCGTCCTCGTGCAGGCTATCGAGAAACTCGGTGAACGAGTTGGCGACGAAGTGACAGTTGTCCCACATGGTGACCGGCGTTCCGTCCTCGTACGTACCGCCACCCGTACACTCCAATTCGTGATCCCAGTAATAGATGCAGCCGGTGTGCTCGCCGGACACGCAGAGGCAGATCTTGTTACCTCCGCCGTCGTCGCCTATGGGTATGAGTTCTTTTGGCATACGCGGAGTTTCCATGCGCTTATAGGTGCGAAATTGGCCAGCCAGATTCAGATTGACCGAGAGCCCTGTCTCCTTTTCCGGCTTTGTGTAAATGGCAAAAAACTCTTGAACAGCGCTGCCCGTCAGTTCAGTGCCATCGCTGTAGTCAAACCATCGTGGACTCGGCTTTCCGCCGTTGTGCTTTAGCAAAAACTCGCGGTAGTCAGCAGGCAGCAGGACTTTGTTTTCCTGTTCAAACGCCGCGACATCGGCCTCCGTCAGTACGGGAAATCGGGGGTCGTTCCATTTGACGGTGGCCATGATGAGTGTCCTTGTGTTGGTTTAACCTGGGGTGAAGGAAAAGCGAACTATCCGGCAACGCGCCGGTCACGGCAAGGCGTGTCAGGGGAACTGCGCAGGATCTTGGGCCAAAAACCGCAGCATGGCTCTGAAGATCGCGGCACCGCCAGTATGACCTAAATTGTCATGGACGTCTCTCCTCACCAGAATCATTGTGCCCAGTTCCTCAGTGTGATGCCATACCCATTCAGCTTCCAATGCTGCCCTGCCGAGGCCGGATTCCTTCCACGCTTTATCGATGTCGCGTTGCGATTTTTTCGCCCAAACCATGCCTTTGAGCGTTGCTTTGGGGTGGTCATAAATCCATTTCGTAAAGTCGGGGAAGCCACCTTGCTTGAAGGGGACTTCATACTCTTTGCCGGCCTCAGTCGTAACTTTGAGAAAGCCGCCGTTGGCGAAGGCGTCTGCGGCCATCCTCACCTCATTCCTGCCGATTGTGTAAACCAAGTAGCGTTGGCCGTCGGGCCCATTGATGTAGCGACAGTTCATGAAGTCTGGCCATGCGGCCTTGAACGCTTGAAACTGTGCATCGGTGCAGGCGGGCCCGTTGTGGACGAGCAGACCCATGTCGCCGACCGCGAACGTGTGTGCGTTTGCAACGGTCAGCGTGTAGACGGTCTGCTCGCGGTAGTCCGTGGAGACGGCAGCCACGACCGCCGTGCAGCCGTCGGCAAGCAGCAGGGTGTCGCCGGCGCGGACGTGGATCGCCGCCACCCAGCGGCCGTCCTCGGTCAGTCCCTGCTCGTCCGCCGGCAGGTCGGCCACAGCCGGCCGGGCGCCGAGGTCGGCGCCGGCGACGACCCAGACGGGATGCTGATCCGTCGCGAGCACGGAGCCCGTGCCCAGTTCAAGCCGCACCATCGTGCCCATCCACGGAATCGCGTGCGCGGCCACGACTTCATCGAGGAACCAGCGGTTTTCCGCCGTGTCATATGCCCAGACCCGGGTGCCCGGTCCGATGTCGCGAATGGGGCGGCTGCCTGATTCGGTGAGCACGGGCGTTTCCCCATCGAAACACCCCTGGCGAAACACCCTGCACACGGCGGTGTCGGCGACGTTCGAGACCCACGAGCCGACCCGGATCCGGAAGCGGCCGAGCGTCGAGGCGGCCGCCCGACCGACGATCGGGATCGCGCCGATGATCGCCGACATGTCGCCCTGGGCGAGATCGTGCATGGTGATCACCAGGTCGGCGCCGGTGCTCACGAATGCCACGCTGCGATAGTACATCTTGGTGTACTCCTCCGCGGCATCCGCAGCGGCGGTGTAGGAGGCCGTGAGAAGCTTCTTATATTCGCTGAGGTAGAAAGCCGCACTCTTGGGGTCATTCGTCAGACTAAATCGTGTCATTACCGCATTTATGAGACCACCCCTGAGGGTGTGATCGTCCGAAAGCGAGTCCAGCTCCTTGGAGAGAAGTTGCCCCGCCGTGGCAGGACTAACGCCGGAGTGAATCGTAATCGTCAGTCGGTTGGGTCCACCCGTGTAGCGCGGCGGGGCAGATGAGTTCACCACTACGTCGCCGGAACCCACAATCGGTAGGTTGCTCCACCATCCCTGGCGCAAATTGGCGACGAGGATTTGATGGTCGTAGTTCCGTGTGGCAGTCTGCTGCGACAGGAACGTTTCGAGCAGAAACTGCCCGTATCCGCCCGTATAGGCGCGGTAGTATGAGAGCATCGCATGGCCATGACCGTCATCGGCTGTGGTCCCAGGGAACACCCGTTTGGTGTCTACAATTCGCGTTTGCCAGCGATCATCGTCCGCATACGGGTCCGGATTGGCTGCGGAAGCCGTAAGCGAGGCCAAGGCCGTAGGTCCAGCGTCTGTCGAATCATCAGCGATCAGCGACGCATTGGTCGCGGTGGACGAGAAGGCGGCGTCGTTCAAGTAGTCCTGCATTCCGTACGCCTTGTGGAAGTAGGCGTAGTACAAGAAGCCGCGACTCGAGCCGG of the Planctomycetia bacterium genome contains:
- a CDS encoding SMI1/KNR4 family protein, translating into MATVKWNDPRFPVLTEADVAAFEQENKVLLPADYREFLLKHNGGKPSPRWFDYSDGTELTGSAVQEFFAIYTKPEKETGLSVNLNLAGQFRTYKRMETPRMPKELIPIGDDGGGNKICLCVSGEHTGCIYYWDHELECTGGGTYEDGTPVTMWDNCHFVANSFTEFLDSLHEDED